A section of the Cydia splendana chromosome 1, ilCydSple1.2, whole genome shotgun sequence genome encodes:
- the LOC134793091 gene encoding UDP-glucosyltransferase 2-like — protein MRLSASIVLISLLDWCCCYRILVVFPLPGGRSHSILGEGVVRHLLAAGHDVTYITGVPSKLSESDPKLRQIDVSANMRIFKPEDLCDIDKILSQGKEIVYDQSTARQQLMVTNYTATHEDVQQLMLDPKEEFDLVVIEWLFNEFLVGLSTVFNCPFIWLSSLEPHGLVLSLIDEWTDPSYVPDVHSRAIPPFTFAQRIRELWSIVRHKYIRWQFISEEQVLFEQAYGPAVAMRGRQLPLLEDVKYNASLILGNSHVAIGQSTKLPPSYVPIAGYHIHQDKPLPENLQKVMDDAKDGVIYFSMGSMLQAKRMPETLKQGLLAMFGGLRQTVIWKLEETPENVPNNVHIESFAPQQSILAHPNCILFITHGGLLSTTEAIHFGVPILGVPAFADQFQNVNRAVQKGFASQVPLSYDLPRVLKVAIEEMIGNPKYRQKVKELSFIYHDRRAPGSELVHWVEHVVRTRGAPHLRSPALLVPLYQKMYLDLLALVFVLVLLSIFVIRRLMSKKIDVNKKNI, from the exons ATGAGGCTCTCGGCGAGTATAGTCCTGATTTCCCTGCTGGACTGGTGCTGCTGCTACAGGATCCTGGTGGTGTTCCCTCTGCCGGGGGGCAGGAGCCACAGCATCCTCGGGGAGGGGGTCGTGCGCCATCTTCTGGCCGCCGGACACGAT GTGACATACATCACAGGGGTACCTTCGAAACTATCAGAATCAGATCCCAAGCTAAGGCAGATTGACGTCTCAGCTAACATGCGGATTTTTAAACCGG AAGATCTTTGCGACATTGACAAGATCCTGAGCCAGGGGAAAGAGATTGTGTACGATCAATCCACAGCTCGGCAGCAGCTAATGGTGACCAACTATACGGCCACGCATGAAGACGTGCAGCAGTTGATGCTAGACCCGAAGGAAGAGTTCGACTTGGTCGTAATTGAGTGGCTGTTCAACGAGTTCTTAGTCGG TTTGTCTACGGTGTTTAACTGCCCTTTCATCTGGCTGTCCTCGCTGGAGCCCCACGGGCTGGTGTTGTCCCTGATAGACGAGTGGACGGATCCGTCTTACGTGCCGGACGTCCACTCCAGGGCCATTCCGCCGTTTACGTTTGCACAGAGGATTAGGGAGCTATGGTCGATCGTCAGGCACAAATATATCAGatg GCAGTTCATATCTGAAGAACAAGTACTATTTGAGCAGGCGTACGGCCCCGCGGTCGCCATGCGAGGCCGGCAGCTGCCTCTATTAGAGGACGTGAAATACAACGCATCCCTGATACTGGGAAACTCACATGTGGCTATCGGGCAATCCACCAAGCTACCGCCGAGTTATGTACCGATAGCTGGATACCATATTCATCAGGATAAACCTTTACCTGAA AATTTGCAAAAGGTCATGGATGACGCCAAAGATGGGGTAATTTACTTCAGTATGGGGTCCATGTTGCAAGCCAAGCGCATGCCAGAGACGCTGAAGCAGGGTCTCCTGGCCATGTTTGGGGGTTTGAGACAAACTGTCATTTGGAAATTGGAAGAAACACCGGAAAATGTGCCTAATAATGTCCACATTGAAAGCTTTGCACCACAGCAGAGCATTTTAG CTCACCCAAACTGCATCCTGTTTATCACTCACGGCGGACTATTATCCACCACCGAAGCCATTCATTTCGGCGTCCCTATCCTCGGCGTTCCCGCCTTCGCAGACCAGTTCCAAAACGTTAATCGTGCCGTCCAGAAAGGCTTCGCATCACAAGTTCCGCTGAGCTACGATCTTCCACGAGTATTAAAAGTGGCGATTGAAGAGATGATTGGAAATCCCAA GTACCGACAGAAAGTGAAAGAGTTATCCTTCATCTACCACGACCGGCGCGCTCCCGGCTCGGAGCTGGTGCACTGGGTGGAGCACGTGGTGCGCACGCGCGGCGCGCCGCATCTGCGCTCTCCTGCGCTCCTGGTGCCCTTGTACCAGAAGATGTACCTCGATCTGTTGGCCCTGGTGTTTGTACTTGTTTTGTTgagtatttttgttataagaaGGTTAATGTCGAAGAAGATTGATGTGAATAAAAAGAATATATGA